The following are from one region of the Novosphingobium humi genome:
- a CDS encoding MATE family efflux transporter has product MTTGANTGLWRGEALATLRLAVPLAAANLLQMAVYAIDVIFVARLGQTALAASSLSVSLFGLLAWSLSGLTGAVSALVAAELGARNHAVRSVRRSTRMGLWLAVGTGALAMILCSFGREILLMTGQEREVADLSGGFLHVLKWAMVPMLIGNVLRSVVSALGRPVFATFITALAIAVNAAGNYALVFGHWGMPALGLQGSALSSVITGCVTALAYTAAIFANRRLRRHYLFGHLWRPDWQRLREIVAIGAPIFFQVLAEAGLFGAAAFLMGRIGEAELAAHTVALQIAAFTFQIPMGIGQAATIRVGYHYGAGDRAAMGRAGWTSLQIGLCIALFSSSLMVIAPRLLLSAYIDVNAAERAVMVALAVRYLVVAAAFQLVDATQVILAGALRGLQDTKVPMAIALLGYWVPGFGVSVMLGLGTGLRGFGVWIGLATGLAVVAVMLLWRWNRREALGLVHTRA; this is encoded by the coding sequence ATGACGACGGGGGCGAACACGGGACTCTGGCGCGGCGAAGCGCTGGCCACGCTGCGACTGGCGGTGCCATTGGCAGCGGCCAATCTGCTGCAAATGGCGGTTTACGCGATTGACGTGATCTTTGTCGCCCGGCTGGGCCAGACCGCGCTGGCCGCATCCTCCCTCTCGGTCAGCCTGTTCGGCCTGCTGGCATGGAGCCTGTCGGGCCTGACGGGCGCTGTCTCGGCGCTGGTGGCGGCGGAACTGGGCGCACGCAATCATGCGGTGCGCTCGGTGCGGCGCTCGACGCGGATGGGCCTGTGGCTGGCGGTGGGCACCGGAGCTTTGGCCATGATCCTGTGCAGCTTCGGGCGCGAGATCCTGCTGATGACCGGACAGGAGCGCGAAGTGGCCGATCTGTCAGGCGGGTTCCTGCATGTGCTGAAATGGGCGATGGTGCCGATGCTGATCGGCAATGTGCTGCGCTCGGTGGTCTCGGCGCTGGGGCGCCCGGTGTTTGCCACCTTCATCACGGCGCTGGCCATCGCGGTCAATGCGGCGGGCAATTATGCGCTGGTGTTTGGCCATTGGGGCATGCCCGCGCTGGGGCTGCAAGGGTCGGCGCTGTCCAGCGTGATCACCGGATGCGTGACGGCGCTGGCCTATACGGCGGCGATTTTTGCCAATCGGCGGCTGCGGCGGCATTATCTTTTCGGCCATCTCTGGCGGCCCGACTGGCAGCGCCTGCGCGAAATTGTCGCCATCGGCGCCCCGATCTTCTTTCAGGTGCTGGCCGAGGCTGGGCTGTTTGGCGCCGCGGCCTTCCTGATGGGCCGTATCGGCGAGGCCGAACTGGCCGCGCATACGGTGGCCTTGCAGATCGCCGCCTTCACCTTCCAGATTCCGATGGGCATCGGGCAAGCCGCGACCATCCGCGTGGGATACCATTACGGCGCGGGCGACCGGGCGGCGATGGGGCGCGCGGGCTGGACTTCGCTCCAGATCGGCCTGTGCATCGCGCTGTTCTCCTCCTCACTGATGGTGATTGCCCCGCGCCTGCTGCTCTCGGCCTATATTGACGTGAACGCGGCCGAGCGTGCGGTGATGGTGGCGCTGGCGGTGCGCTATCTGGTGGTGGCCGCCGCGTTTCAGTTGGTCGATGCCACGCAGGTCATTCTGGCGGGGGCGCTGCGCGGCCTGCAGGACACCAAGGTGCCGATGGCGATTGCCCTGCTGGGCTATTGGGTGCCGGGGTTTGGGGTTTCGGTGATGCTGGGTCTGGGCACGGGGCTGCGCGGGTTTGGCGTGTGGATCGGGCTGGCCACCGGCCTTGCCGTGGTGGCAGTGATGCTGCTGTGGCGCTGGAACCGGCGCGAGGCGCTGGGGCTGGTCCATACGCGGGCCTGA
- a CDS encoding efflux transporter outer membrane subunit, translating into MSMTALLLAATVPALPLPPTPAGNAPASVLSAPVAPEGGPAQAIAVGAPVPAQWWREFGNDALNALVERSLSANPDIAAADATLRQAQELARASVGGLLPQVDAGYQASRARTSNTIAPVLADQNVLLYTLHTAQVSLSWSPDVFGGGRARVRSAQAAARAQAARADAARSMVVANLVQSAIQYAALGEEIDATRDAVTAYRDVLALIKLRQKIGAVGASDVAAQETALAAIEGQLPGLERARKAQEAQIAVLIGVAPGSPLPPVPRMDELTLPAQLPLSLPAQVVAHRPDVRSAAAIMEGASADAKAAVAARLPSFTLSAQYGGTANTFADMFATGNPFWALLGGVSAPIFHAGSLLHQSHAAKAALEAAQAQYRSTALQAFADVSNALTAIQTDGDALAAADRGNRASADSLNFTRRQYELGAVGTFTLLPVLAARAEARSTWVQARAARLVDTVALYQSLGGGTGQK; encoded by the coding sequence ATGAGCATGACCGCCCTTTTGCTGGCTGCAACGGTTCCCGCACTGCCTTTGCCTCCGACGCCGGCGGGCAACGCGCCCGCCTCGGTGCTGAGCGCCCCGGTGGCGCCCGAGGGCGGCCCGGCGCAGGCCATTGCCGTGGGGGCCCCGGTCCCCGCGCAATGGTGGCGCGAATTCGGCAATGACGCGCTCAATGCGCTGGTCGAACGCAGCCTGAGCGCCAATCCCGACATTGCCGCGGCCGACGCCACCCTGCGTCAGGCGCAGGAACTGGCGCGCGCCTCGGTAGGCGGGCTGCTGCCCCAGGTCGATGCGGGCTATCAGGCGAGTCGCGCGCGGACCAGCAACACGATCGCACCGGTTCTGGCTGATCAGAATGTGTTGCTCTACACCCTCCACACCGCGCAGGTCAGCCTGTCCTGGTCGCCCGATGTGTTCGGCGGCGGGCGGGCGCGGGTGCGCTCGGCGCAGGCGGCGGCGCGGGCGCAGGCGGCAAGGGCCGACGCGGCGCGCTCGATGGTTGTGGCCAATCTGGTGCAGTCGGCGATCCAATATGCCGCGCTGGGCGAGGAGATCGACGCGACCCGCGATGCCGTCACCGCCTATCGCGATGTGCTGGCGCTGATCAAGCTGCGCCAGAAGATCGGCGCGGTGGGGGCTTCGGACGTCGCGGCGCAGGAAACCGCGCTGGCCGCGATCGAGGGGCAATTGCCGGGGCTGGAGCGCGCGCGCAAGGCGCAGGAGGCCCAGATCGCCGTGCTGATCGGGGTGGCGCCGGGTTCGCCTTTGCCCCCCGTGCCGCGCATGGACGAACTGACCCTGCCCGCGCAATTGCCCTTGAGCCTGCCCGCGCAGGTGGTCGCCCATCGCCCCGATGTGCGCAGCGCCGCCGCGATCATGGAAGGCGCATCGGCCGATGCCAAGGCCGCCGTGGCCGCCCGCCTGCCCTCCTTTACGCTGAGCGCCCAATATGGCGGAACGGCCAACACATTTGCCGACATGTTCGCCACCGGCAATCCGTTCTGGGCCTTGCTGGGCGGGGTGTCGGCGCCGATCTTCCATGCCGGATCGCTGCTGCACCAGAGCCACGCCGCCAAGGCCGCGCTGGAAGCCGCGCAGGCGCAATATCGCTCGACCGCGCTTCAGGCCTTTGCCGATGTTTCAAACGCGTTGACCGCAATCCAGACCGATGGCGATGCGCTGGCCGCCGCCGACCGGGGCAACCGTGCCTCGGCCGACAGTCTGAACTTTACCCGCCGCCAGTATGAGTTGGGCGCGGTCGGCACCTTCACCCTGCTGCCGGTTCTGGCCGCCAGGGCCGAGGCGCGCAGCACATGGGTTCAGGCCCGCGCGGCGCGGCTGGTCGATACGGTGGCGCTCTACCAATCGCTGGGCGGCGGCACCGGCCAGAAATAA
- a CDS encoding efflux RND transporter permease subunit: MNSLVRFALRSRMLIMGLLAGMLAAGGIAFYNLNIEAYPDPVPPMVEIITQSPGSSAEEMERGITIPIEVQLAGLPHMTAIRTISLFGLSDVKVQFTYDFTFEQAQQQVINRLSQLGPLPGGVSPELSPTSPIGEIYRYRIKAPKGYSVMDLKTLQNWILERRFKAIPGVIDVTGWGGKERAYEVVVDSAKLTAHQTSVAAVIAALGKGDSNVGGQTINFGPQAAIVRGVALIQSPSQIENTLVTNNAGVPVYIRDVASVQVGNQPRFGVAGLGNEDDIVEGIVLMRRGSQSMPTINAVKEEVEKINAGGILPPGVTLVSNYDRSKLIDVTTHTVMENLVVGILLIFALQWGLLGNLRSAIIVATTIPFALAFAVLILTLQGESANLLSVGALDFGLVVDATVIMVENIFRHMVERSEHVERGEGHFSFASRLGAILHASSEVSRGIFFAAAIIIASFLPLFTLTGVEGHIFGPMAKTYAYAIAGGLIATFTVAPVMSALLLPDKLSEVETFIVQRLRRVYEPASSFALANPVVTIGGGLLLFGAAMVGVRALGVEFLPHLEEGNLFIRGELPTSISLEAGLPTTNAIRRRIASYPETQNVLSTQGRPDDGTDPTGFFNAEFFVPLKPQKEWPSGMDKDKLVAQMSKDLAEHFPGVDFSFSQIIEDNVAEAASGVKGANSVKLFGPDLETLQKIANQIKDEMSKIQGIADLGVFQSLGQPTVRIDVDREKAGRYGLTPDDINQTVAAAVGGSSPGELYEPHTDRHFPIIVRFRPEQRDSIDTISHITVATPNATGGVTQVPLSEVASIRLVSGASFIYREHQTRYVPIKFSVRDRDLGSAVAEAQARIAQKITLPPGYSLEWAGEMSNLKNAVARLEIVVPISLLIIFALLFANFGNLRDACLALSSIPMAIIGGVLALVLTGTSFSISAAIGFVALFGIAVMDGILVVNNFNTALNEGQSREEALQTTTKNSLRPVVMTCLVAAIGLLPAAVATGIGSQVQKPLALVVVGGMTLAPVLILLVLPLLIGRYSKHVPNKFAVAHGKDERDLPHHHEGETA, encoded by the coding sequence GTGAACAGTCTTGTCCGTTTTGCGCTGCGTTCGCGCATGCTGATCATGGGGCTGCTGGCAGGGATGCTGGCGGCCGGTGGCATTGCCTTTTATAACCTGAACATCGAGGCCTATCCCGACCCCGTTCCGCCGATGGTGGAAATCATCACCCAGTCCCCCGGCTCCAGCGCCGAGGAAATGGAGCGCGGCATCACGATTCCCATCGAGGTGCAACTGGCGGGCCTGCCGCATATGACGGCGATCCGCACCATCAGCCTGTTCGGCCTGTCCGACGTGAAGGTGCAGTTCACCTACGATTTCACCTTTGAGCAGGCCCAACAGCAGGTGATCAACCGCCTGTCGCAGCTTGGCCCCCTGCCCGGCGGGGTCTCGCCCGAACTTTCGCCCACCAGCCCGATCGGCGAAATCTATCGCTATCGCATCAAGGCCCCCAAGGGCTATTCGGTGATGGACCTCAAAACGCTCCAGAACTGGATTCTGGAACGGCGCTTCAAGGCCATTCCCGGCGTGATCGATGTCACGGGCTGGGGCGGCAAGGAGCGCGCCTATGAGGTGGTGGTCGATTCGGCCAAGCTGACCGCGCATCAGACCAGCGTTGCCGCTGTGATTGCGGCGCTGGGCAAGGGCGACAGCAATGTCGGCGGCCAGACGATCAACTTTGGCCCGCAGGCCGCCATCGTGCGCGGCGTCGCGCTGATCCAGTCGCCCAGCCAGATCGAGAACACGCTGGTCACCAACAATGCGGGCGTGCCGGTCTATATCCGCGATGTCGCCAGCGTTCAGGTCGGCAACCAGCCGCGCTTTGGCGTGGCGGGCCTTGGCAATGAGGACGATATCGTCGAGGGCATCGTGCTGATGCGCCGCGGTTCGCAGTCCATGCCCACGATCAACGCGGTCAAGGAAGAGGTCGAAAAGATCAACGCGGGCGGCATCCTGCCTCCGGGCGTGACGCTGGTGTCGAATTATGACCGCTCCAAGCTGATCGATGTCACCACGCATACCGTGATGGAAAATCTGGTGGTCGGCATTCTGCTGATCTTCGCGCTGCAATGGGGCCTGCTGGGCAATCTGCGCAGCGCGATCATCGTGGCCACCACCATTCCCTTCGCGCTGGCCTTTGCGGTGCTGATCCTGACGCTTCAGGGCGAGAGCGCGAACCTGCTCTCGGTGGGCGCGCTCGACTTCGGGCTTGTGGTGGACGCCACGGTCATCATGGTGGAAAACATCTTCCGCCATATGGTCGAAAGGTCCGAGCATGTGGAACGCGGCGAAGGTCATTTCTCCTTCGCCAGCCGCCTTGGCGCAATCCTGCATGCCAGCAGCGAGGTCAGCCGGGGCATCTTCTTTGCCGCCGCGATCATCATCGCCTCCTTCCTGCCGCTCTTCACCTTGACCGGCGTGGAAGGCCATATCTTTGGCCCGATGGCCAAGACCTATGCCTATGCCATCGCGGGCGGGTTGATCGCCACCTTTACTGTGGCGCCGGTGATGTCGGCGCTGCTGCTGCCCGATAAATTGTCCGAGGTGGAAACCTTCATCGTCCAGCGCCTGCGCCGGGTGTACGAACCGGCCTCCAGCTTTGCGCTGGCCAATCCGGTGGTGACGATCGGCGGCGGTCTGCTGCTGTTCGGCGCGGCCATGGTCGGGGTGCGCGCGCTGGGCGTGGAATTCCTGCCGCATCTCGAAGAAGGCAATCTGTTCATCCGCGGCGAATTACCGACCTCGATCTCGCTGGAGGCGGGCCTGCCCACCACCAATGCGATCCGGCGCCGCATCGCCTCCTATCCCGAAACCCAGAACGTGCTCTCGACGCAGGGCCGCCCCGATGACGGCACCGACCCGACCGGCTTCTTCAACGCCGAATTCTTTGTGCCTTTGAAGCCGCAGAAGGAATGGCCTTCGGGGATGGACAAGGACAAGCTCGTCGCCCAGATGAGCAAGGATCTGGCCGAGCATTTCCCCGGCGTCGATTTCTCCTTCTCGCAGATCATCGAGGATAACGTGGCCGAAGCGGCCAGCGGGGTGAAGGGCGCCAATTCGGTCAAGCTGTTCGGCCCCGATCTGGAAACGCTGCAAAAGATCGCCAACCAGATCAAGGATGAAATGTCCAAGATTCAAGGTATTGCCGACCTTGGCGTGTTCCAGTCGCTGGGCCAGCCTACGGTGCGCATCGATGTCGACCGCGAAAAGGCGGGCCGCTATGGCCTGACGCCCGATGACATCAACCAGACCGTGGCGGCCGCTGTGGGTGGCTCCTCGCCGGGCGAATTGTACGAACCGCATACCGACCGGCATTTCCCGATCATCGTGCGCTTCCGCCCGGAACAGCGCGACAGCATCGACACGATCAGCCACATCACCGTGGCCACGCCCAATGCGACCGGCGGCGTGACGCAGGTGCCGCTGTCCGAAGTCGCCAGCATCCGCCTCGTCTCTGGCGCCAGCTTCATCTATCGCGAGCATCAGACGCGCTATGTGCCGATCAAGTTCAGCGTGCGCGACCGCGACCTTGGCTCTGCCGTCGCCGAGGCCCAGGCCCGCATCGCCCAGAAGATCACCCTGCCGCCGGGCTATAGCCTCGAATGGGCGGGTGAAATGTCGAACCTGAAGAATGCCGTGGCGCGTCTGGAAATCGTCGTGCCGATCAGCCTGCTGATCATCTTTGCGCTGCTGTTTGCCAATTTCGGCAATCTGCGCGATGCCTGCCTTGCCCTCTCGTCCATTCCGATGGCGATCATCGGGGGCGTGCTGGCGCTGGTGTTGACGGGAACCTCCTTCTCGATTTCGGCCGCCATCGGCTTTGTCGCGCTGTTCGGCATTGCGGTGATGGACGGGATTTTGGTGGTCAACAATTTCAACACCGCGCTCAATGAAGGGCAAAGCCGCGAGGAAGCCCTGCAGACCACCACGAAGAATTCGCTGCGTCCGGTGGTGATGACCTGTCTGGTGGCGGCCATCGGCCTGCTGCCTGCCGCCGTTGCCACGGGCATCGGCTCTCAGGTGCAAAAGCCGCTGGCGCTGGTGGTGGTGGGCGGCATGACGCTGGCCCCGGTGCTGATCCTGCTGGTGCTGCCGCTCTTGATCGGGCGCTATTCCAAACATGTGCCTAACAAGTTCGCCGTGGCCCATGGCAAGGATGAGCGCGATCTGCCCCATCATCATGAGGGAGAAACGGCATGA
- a CDS encoding efflux RND transporter periplasmic adaptor subunit, whose protein sequence is MTDNQAVGTLSVKNQLGLLLKAVLAVGAVALLVLAYRHFTYKEPVAPPPLPEGVVEMTPSQMATLKVEAVGGGDGWLQTAATGMIAVDENRATPIFLPYSGQVTQVMVQQGATVVEGQPLLTLRTSDVVDARNALFGAAAARSSAFAAAKLAEENLKRQEQIYRTAGGALRDYEQARNDAVAAQAALRSAEATLGAARDKLEIYGKSQGEIARLEGAHDVNGYHPETTFRAPIGGVIATRAVSPGQFVQVGGTTPVLTIANPSRVWLVAQLAESDAPHVHMGDQVDVTVSAFPGRVFQAVVDNIASALDPVSHRLPVRATIANPDGALKPQMFANFTIRHQNTAPAAGRPVMSVPAQAVIRENDTARVWIQISPNRFRCVDVTLGESHNGRVDVTSGLKGGEKVVTTGAIFVNEAGFGA, encoded by the coding sequence GTGACGGATAATCAGGCGGTTGGCACGCTTTCGGTCAAGAATCAGCTTGGCCTTTTGCTTAAGGCGGTGCTGGCAGTGGGGGCGGTTGCGCTTCTGGTGCTGGCCTATCGCCATTTCACGTACAAGGAACCGGTGGCGCCCCCGCCGCTGCCCGAAGGCGTTGTCGAAATGACGCCGTCGCAAATGGCCACGCTCAAGGTCGAGGCCGTGGGCGGGGGTGACGGCTGGCTGCAGACCGCCGCCACCGGCATGATCGCGGTCGATGAAAACCGCGCCACACCGATCTTCCTGCCCTATTCGGGGCAGGTCACGCAGGTGATGGTCCAGCAGGGCGCGACCGTGGTCGAGGGCCAGCCCTTGCTGACCTTGCGCACCAGCGACGTGGTGGACGCACGCAATGCGCTGTTCGGTGCGGCCGCCGCCCGATCAAGCGCCTTTGCCGCGGCCAAGTTGGCCGAGGAAAACCTCAAGCGTCAGGAACAGATCTATCGCACCGCCGGCGGCGCGCTGCGTGATTATGAACAGGCGCGCAACGATGCCGTTGCCGCGCAGGCCGCGCTGCGCAGCGCCGAGGCAACGCTTGGCGCCGCGCGCGACAAGCTGGAGATCTATGGCAAGAGCCAGGGCGAAATCGCCCGCCTCGAAGGCGCCCATGACGTCAACGGCTATCACCCCGAAACGACGTTCCGCGCCCCCATCGGCGGCGTCATCGCCACCCGCGCCGTCAGTCCGGGCCAGTTCGTTCAGGTGGGCGGCACGACGCCTGTGCTGACCATCGCCAATCCGAGCCGGGTGTGGCTGGTGGCGCAATTGGCCGAAAGCGATGCACCCCATGTGCATATGGGCGATCAGGTGGATGTGACCGTCTCGGCCTTTCCGGGCCGCGTGTTCCAGGCCGTGGTCGACAATATCGCCAGCGCGCTTGATCCGGTCAGCCACCGCCTGCCGGTGCGCGCGACGATCGCCAACCCGGACGGGGCGCTCAAGCCCCAGATGTTCGCCAATTTCACCATCCGCCATCAGAACACCGCCCCCGCCGCAGGCCGCCCGGTGATGTCGGTGCCCGCACAGGCCGTGATCCGCGAAAATGACACCGCCCGCGTGTGGATCCAGATTTCGCCCAACCGTTTCCGCTGCGTCGATGTCACGCTGGGCGAAAGCCATAATGGCCGGGTCGATGTGACCTCGGGCCTCAAGGGCGGCGAAAAGGTTGTCACCACCGGCGCGATCTTTGTGAACGAAGCGGGATTTGGCGCGTGA
- a CDS encoding TIGR00730 family Rossman fold protein, with the protein MTEEEKRLSRRFYKAEQEAGFVEKHETRTPQTQSASYKLAFRDTEFLLREELRPVRFQLELLKTEMLLDEAGIGSTLVCYGSARIPAPEKVEERLAAATTPEEKAIAERLAANARYYEEARKLARLASQCAIVEKGMRQFVICSGGGPSIMEAANRGASEVGAETIGLNIVLPHEQAPNPYVTPRLAFQFHYFALRKMHFLLRARAVAVFPGGFGTFDEFFEMLTLIQTGKMKPIPILLFGAEFWNRVVNFEALVEEGVVNRRDLELFTPVETAEDAWEHITGFYGIDCFPKFAE; encoded by the coding sequence ATGACCGAAGAAGAAAAACGTCTCTCCCGCCGTTTTTATAAGGCCGAGCAGGAAGCCGGTTTTGTCGAAAAACACGAAACCCGCACGCCCCAGACACAGAGCGCCAGCTACAAGCTGGCTTTTCGCGACACCGAATTTCTGCTGCGCGAGGAATTGCGCCCGGTGCGTTTTCAGCTCGAACTGCTGAAAACCGAAATGTTGCTCGACGAAGCGGGCATCGGCTCGACGCTGGTATGCTATGGCTCGGCGCGCATTCCCGCCCCCGAAAAGGTCGAGGAACGCCTCGCGGCGGCCACCACGCCCGAGGAAAAGGCCATTGCCGAGCGTCTGGCCGCCAATGCCCGCTATTATGAGGAGGCGCGCAAACTGGCCCGTCTGGCCAGCCAATGCGCGATCGTGGAAAAGGGCATGCGCCAATTCGTGATCTGTTCGGGCGGCGGCCCCTCGATCATGGAGGCGGCAAACCGCGGCGCCTCCGAAGTGGGGGCCGAGACCATCGGGCTCAACATCGTGTTGCCCCATGAACAGGCGCCCAACCCCTATGTCACGCCGCGTCTGGCGTTTCAGTTCCACTATTTCGCGCTGCGCAAGATGCATTTCCTGCTGCGCGCGCGGGCGGTGGCGGTGTTTCCGGGCGGGTTCGGCACGTTCGATGAATTCTTTGAAATGCTCACCCTCATTCAGACCGGCAAGATGAAGCCGATCCCGATCCTGCTGTTCGGCGCCGAATTCTGGAACCGCGTCGTCAATTTCGAGGCCCTGGTCGAGGAAGGCGTGGTCAACCGGCGCGATCTGGAACTCTTCACCCCGGTCGAAACCGCCGAGGACGCGTGGGAACACATCACCGGCTTTTACGGGATCGACTGTTTCCCCAAATTTGCGGAGTGA
- the thiD gene encoding bifunctional hydroxymethylpyrimidine kinase/phosphomethylpyrimidine kinase, with translation MKPARILTIAGSDCSGGAGLQADLKTITMLGGYGMSAITAITAQNTRGVFAVEPLSPDMVAAQIDACIDDIGVDAVKIGMLGSAGIAHIVADRLEKIDAPVVFDPVMIATSGGILADSETIAAFGRLMALAALTTPNLPELEALGGEEAVRGKTKALLIKGGHGEGPVIEDRLLVDGGEFTFTSQRVDTRHTHGTGCTLASAIATGLGQGIAMDDAVDRAITYIGMAIRSAPQLGAGHGPLGHSLGRKPIYDAIADQRGEDWRPIDVAAKWGDTP, from the coding sequence ATGAAGCCGGCCCGGATTCTGACCATCGCGGGATCGGATTGCAGCGGCGGCGCGGGGCTTCAGGCGGATCTGAAAACCATCACCATGCTGGGCGGCTATGGCATGAGTGCGATCACCGCGATCACCGCCCAGAACACGCGCGGGGTCTTTGCGGTCGAACCGCTTTCACCCGACATGGTGGCCGCGCAGATCGACGCCTGCATTGATGACATTGGCGTCGATGCGGTCAAAATCGGCATGCTGGGCAGCGCGGGCATTGCCCATATCGTGGCCGACCGGCTGGAAAAGATCGACGCGCCCGTGGTGTTCGATCCGGTGATGATCGCCACGAGCGGCGGTATTCTGGCGGATAGTGAAACCATCGCCGCCTTTGGCCGATTGATGGCGCTGGCGGCGCTCACCACGCCGAATTTGCCGGAACTGGAGGCATTGGGCGGAGAGGAGGCGGTGCGAGGCAAGACCAAAGCTCTGCTGATCAAGGGAGGCCATGGCGAAGGGCCGGTCATTGAAGATCGGCTGCTTGTTGACGGCGGCGAATTCACTTTCACCAGCCAAAGGGTTGATACGCGCCACACCCATGGCACCGGCTGCACGCTGGCCAGCGCGATTGCCACCGGATTGGGGCAAGGGATAGCGATGGATGACGCGGTGGACCGTGCCATCACCTATATTGGAATGGCCATCAGATCGGCACCCCAACTTGGCGCCGGCCATGGCCCGCTTGGGCATTCCCTTGGGCGCAAGCCGATTTACGATGCAATTGCTGATCAACGCGGCGAAGATTGGCGCCCCATCGACGTTGCCGCCAAATGGGGCGATACGCCCTGA
- a CDS encoding DUF1272 domain-containing protein: protein MLEMRPDCEKCGCDLPAEAPGAFICSFECTFCAQCSEELDDLCPNCGGELMDRPTRAKKHHAKNPPSTVRHYKG, encoded by the coding sequence ATGCTCGAAATGCGCCCCGATTGCGAAAAATGCGGATGCGACCTCCCGGCCGAGGCCCCCGGCGCGTTTATCTGCTCATTTGAATGCACCTTTTGCGCGCAGTGCAGCGAGGAACTGGACGATCTTTGCCCCAATTGCGGCGGTGAATTGATGGACCGCCCGACGCGAGCGAAAAAGCACCATGCCAAGAACCCACCCTCGACGGTGCGGCATTACAAGGGATGA
- the glmM gene encoding phosphoglucosamine mutase produces the protein MGRQFFGTDGIRGRTNAGVMTAEIAMKVGQAAGTHFLRGKHRHRVVIGKDTRLSGYMLENAMVAGFTSVGMDVVLLGPMPTPAVALLTRELRADVGVMISASHNPYEDNGIKLFGPDGFKLSDEDELAIESMLGQALPLADSPQIGRARRIEDARGRYIHAVKGSVPHNIRLDGLKIVVDCANGAAYQVAPSAVWELGAEVIAVGVSPNGKNINDKCGSTHLDLIKETVVASGADIGIALDGDADRLIVVDEMGQTVDGDQLMALIGTQLHARGELRGGGVVATVMSNLGLERYLNAQGLNLERTKVGDRYVLERMKEGGFNVGGEQSGHMIMLDHGTTGDGTVAALQVLSALVQSGKKASELLHLFDPVPQLLKNVRFSGGKPLEAESVQKVIAEAEVQLAGRGRLVIRPSGTEPVIRVMAEGDDAAEVEQVVDAICDAVKAAAA, from the coding sequence ATGGGACGACAGTTTTTCGGCACCGATGGCATTCGCGGACGCACCAATGCCGGGGTGATGACCGCCGAAATCGCGATGAAGGTGGGTCAGGCCGCAGGCACGCATTTCCTGCGCGGCAAGCATCGCCACCGCGTGGTGATCGGCAAGGATACGCGGCTTTCGGGCTATATGCTGGAAAACGCGATGGTGGCGGGTTTCACCAGCGTGGGCATGGATGTGGTGCTGCTCGGCCCGATGCCGACGCCCGCCGTGGCGCTGTTGACGCGCGAATTGCGGGCGGACGTGGGCGTCATGATCTCGGCCAGCCACAACCCCTATGAGGACAATGGCATCAAGCTGTTCGGTCCCGATGGTTTCAAGCTCTCGGACGAGGATGAACTGGCCATCGAATCGATGCTGGGTCAGGCACTGCCTCTGGCCGACAGCCCCCAGATCGGGCGGGCGCGGCGCATCGAGGACGCGCGCGGGCGCTATATCCACGCGGTCAAGGGTTCGGTGCCGCACAACATCCGCCTTGATGGCCTCAAGATCGTGGTCGATTGCGCCAATGGCGCGGCCTATCAGGTGGCCCCCTCGGCGGTCTGGGAATTGGGCGCGGAGGTGATTGCGGTGGGCGTGTCGCCCAATGGCAAAAACATCAATGACAAATGCGGCTCGACCCATCTGGATCTGATCAAGGAAACCGTGGTGGCATCCGGCGCGGATATCGGTATCGCTTTGGATGGCGATGCGGACCGTTTGATCGTGGTCGATGAAATGGGCCAGACGGTCGATGGCGACCAATTGATGGCGCTGATCGGCACGCAATTGCATGCGCGCGGCGAATTGCGCGGCGGGGGCGTGGTGGCCACGGTCATGTCGAACCTCGGGCTGGAGCGTTACCTGAACGCGCAGGGGCTGAACCTTGAGCGGACCAAGGTGGGCGACCGCTATGTGCTCGAACGCATGAAAGAAGGCGGATTTAACGTGGGCGGCGAACAGTCGGGCCATATGATCATGCTCGACCACGGCACGACCGGCGATGGCACCGTGGCCGCGCTTCAGGTGCTCTCGGCGCTGGTGCAATCGGGCAAGAAAGCGAGCGAATTGCTCCACCTGTTCGATCCCGTGCCGCAATTGCTGAAAAACGTGCGCTTTTCGGGCGGCAAGCCGCTGGAGGCCGAAAGCGTGCAAAAGGTGATCGCGGAGGCCGAGGTGCAACTGGCCGGGCGCGGGCGTCTGGTGATCCGGCCTTCGGGCACCGAACCCGTCATCCGCGTGATGGCCGAGGGCGACGATGCGGCCGAGGTCGAGCAGGTGGTGGATGCCATTTGCGATGCGGTGAAGGCGGCGGCGGCTTAA